The genomic DNA CGTCTACTCCTTCCTGAAGAAGATCCGCGGAGGAAACCGTAAAACTTCAACGCCGCCGGCCGCACCGGAAGGCGCGCCGAACCTGGAAGGCGACCGCGACATCGAATGGACATGGGTCGGCGCCAATCTGCCTCCGGGCCGGGGCCGGGCGTTCGACTTCGGCTCCGGGGAGAGCAACTTGGCTTTGGAAGCCGCGCTGCGCGGCTACCGCGTCACCAGCGTCGATCTGACCCCGCCGGTCCGGCGGTATGTCCGCCATCCGCGCGTCGAATACCTCCAAGCCGATCTGTTGACGATGCGCCTGCCGAAGGGGGGCTTCGACCTGGTCATCAACTGCTCGACCGTTGAGCACGTCGGTCTGGCGGGACGCTACAGCGTTGCCGAGGAGCGCCCGGACGGCGACCTGGAAGCGATGCGGATCCTGCACCGGGCGATGAAATCCGGGGCGACGATGCTCCTCACCATCCCGGTCGGGATGGACGAGGTGTTTAAGCCGCTGACCCGTGTGTATGGAAAGAAGCGTCTGCCGCGCCTCACGGAGGGATTCGGCATCCTGCGGCAGGATTTTTGGTGGAAGAAAGGATCCAACCTTTGGGCGCCCTGCTCACGCGCCGAGGCGCTCGGTTTTCAGGCCAGCGCCGGCTCCTGGAACTATCTGGAAAACATTTATGCGTTGGGATGCCTGGTGCTGAAGAAAACCGGCCGGTAAATTCCAAAGATCCTTGTCTTGCTAATCCGTTGAATATCCGAATGGACTTGAGGGAGAGTCGCGCCCGGGCCTGCCCTGCAATGCGGGGCGGATCCAGACGGCATCCGCGCCTCCCAAGTCCTGGATTCCCGCGCAGAACACGCGGGATTGACGACACAACCGGAAGGCGATGGTTCACCGTTTTTCCGTTTTCCGGACAGCTCTATGAACCATCAAAATACGTATAGGAATTTTCTGGACCCGATACGTGCGGGGTGTTGAAAAAGTAAAAAATAGCGGTTGAGTAGCCTCAGGGCTCCTTTGGGGCGCAGCCCCGGCCCGACCCAAGCCTGCGCCCGCGAAGCGCACAGGTTCCCGATACTTTTTCGAATCCGAACGATTGCAAAGCGGGTCTCGACCGCCTTTTTCAGCACCCTACC from Anaerolineales bacterium includes the following:
- a CDS encoding class I SAM-dependent methyltransferase; amino-acid sequence: MPVAHITIPIPLPQGVYSFLKKIRGGNRKTSTPPAAPEGAPNLEGDRDIEWTWVGANLPPGRGRAFDFGSGESNLALEAALRGYRVTSVDLTPPVRRYVRHPRVEYLQADLLTMRLPKGGFDLVINCSTVEHVGLAGRYSVAEERPDGDLEAMRILHRAMKSGATMLLTIPVGMDEVFKPLTRVYGKKRLPRLTEGFGILRQDFWWKKGSNLWAPCSRAEALGFQASAGSWNYLENIYALGCLVLKKTGR